One Acidobacteriota bacterium DNA window includes the following coding sequences:
- the rfbB gene encoding dTDP-glucose 4,6-dehydratase gives MLQTVRESSYHVVNLDKLTYAGNLQNFESLQTSSRHTFVCGDICDRELVSSLLREHRPFAIVHLAAESHVDRSILGPEEFIRTNVNGTFTLLDCAKNYWQELRAEEKKSFRFLHVSTDEVYGSLGPSDPEFTEKTPFAPNSPYAASKAASDHLVRAYHHTYGLPTLTSNCSNNYGPFQFPEKLIPLTILNAMNGKSIPVYGDGKNVRDWLYVEDHCSAIAAILLSGGPGETYNVGGSTEKTNVEVVTTICETMDEILPDSRFRPHASLIKFVTDRPGHDRRYAIDATKLRTQLGWKSQETFRTGVRKTVKWYLSHKQWLESVVTGAYKEWVAVQYARG, from the coding sequence GTGCTGCAGACAGTTAGAGAATCGAGCTACCACGTCGTTAATCTCGATAAACTTACTTACGCGGGGAATCTGCAGAACTTCGAATCGCTGCAGACCTCCTCGCGACATACTTTTGTTTGTGGCGATATTTGCGATCGTGAACTCGTGTCCAGCCTTCTTCGTGAGCATCGGCCATTTGCGATTGTGCACCTTGCCGCCGAAAGCCATGTGGATCGATCGATTCTCGGTCCTGAGGAATTCATTCGAACCAACGTGAATGGCACCTTTACGCTTCTCGATTGCGCGAAGAATTATTGGCAAGAGCTCCGAGCGGAAGAGAAGAAGAGTTTTCGCTTCTTGCATGTGTCAACCGATGAAGTTTACGGCTCCCTAGGACCTTCTGATCCGGAATTTACCGAAAAGACTCCGTTTGCTCCAAATAGTCCCTATGCCGCATCGAAGGCGGCTTCCGATCACTTGGTGCGTGCCTATCATCACACCTATGGCTTACCAACCCTGACCAGCAATTGCTCGAATAATTATGGTCCCTTCCAATTTCCTGAGAAATTAATTCCCCTAACGATCCTGAATGCAATGAATGGAAAGTCCATTCCCGTTTACGGAGACGGTAAGAATGTGCGCGACTGGTTGTACGTCGAAGACCATTGCTCGGCCATCGCGGCGATTCTGCTTTCGGGAGGTCCTGGCGAGACCTACAATGTGGGCGGCTCGACTGAGAAGACCAACGTTGAGGTCGTGACGACGATCTGCGAGACAATGGATGAGATCCTGCCCGATTCGCGCTTTCGACCACATGCATCCTTGATCAAGTTCGTGACAGATCGTCCTGGCCATGATCGTAGATATGCAATCGACGCGACGAAGTTGCGCACTCAACTCGGATGGAAATCCCAGGAGACATTTCGCACTGGCGTCAGAAAAACGGTCAAATGGTACCTGAGCCATAAGCAGTGGCTCGAATCAGTAGTGACCGGTGCATACAAGGAGTGGGTCGCCGTTCAGTATGCTCGTGGTTAA